One window of the Anas acuta chromosome 12, bAnaAcu1.1, whole genome shotgun sequence genome contains the following:
- the CCPG1 gene encoding cell cycle progression protein 1 isoform X6 translates to MSENSSDSDSSCGWTVINHEGSDIETVTSENGSTNDNHEFISEEYVTLQEEEQPIDLQAQHSTDGEVPVVDNTLSAFEETQTVPEGRKEKVHDDGSCVGTISDDSDIVTLEAPKGEETQSQEEAPADGEEARSSEDFNMGSSSSSQYAFSQPETVFSSQASNDESSSDETSNQTSPTVRRRRAKKRLISSSEAESRSPADPESEPPREEQHKRQFSSGLNRCIILALVIAISMGFGHFYGTIQIQKRQQLVTKTRELKDMKDDLYQCQQEQGDKVGLLKGDLSTCLTSTEMEKKSFELHKKSLAAENQHLRESLEKEEKALASLQEELRKLRQQIRNLEDKGTSTESIVMENQKLREHLEEEKQRNHNFLRQKETLFAEAQMLRRELDKERRVTEALKKELEQLGSRQTPDNVADDDTLRENQEIETLRGRLAELEKKLNFEQQRSDLWEKLYVEAKDQTEKQEMNEKGQKKGAKGQSKSKKKSKESFFGSVKETFDAMKNSTKEFVRHHKEKIKQAKEAVKENLKKFSDSVKSTFRHFKDTTKNIFDEKEKKSNDKKYEANKKARTFYREHNSYENLKNMHYRGPHMSKDFKDGRKHQFTTFEKDAGSDKCLNDPLCNRRHQFVLKGCSGIFECAHQEFISLFNRVSDPIRVDEFHRLMKKYLQQVVHNFHHWRELENFINKFFHNGLFIHDQMLFTDFVNDVKDYLEDMKEYQSKNENVFDDLDKYVYRYYFQYDNSPQYGPSRPKRPSFTQTENTRHEKQAQKYHHRNKREGKWHKHGRTNGRHMANLEIELGQLPFDPKY, encoded by the exons atgtctgaaaattCCAGTGACAGTGATTCGTCCTGTGGCTGGACTGTCATCAATCATGAG GGTTCTGACATAGAGACGGTGACTTCAGAAAATGGAAGCACAAATGATAACCACGaattcatttcagaagaatATGTTACTTTGCAAGAAGAAGAGCAACCGATCGATTTGCAAG ctcagcacagcactgatGGAGAGGTACCAGTGGTAGACAATACACTCTCTGCTTTTGAGGAAACTCAGACAGTTCCAGAG ggaaggaaagaaaaagtgcatGATGATGGTTCCTGTGTTGGGACTATTAGTGATGATTCTGACATTGTTACGCTTGAAGCTCCAAAAGGGGAAGAAACTCAAAGTCAGGAGGAAGCTCCAGCTGATGGTGAAGAAGCTCGCAGTTCAGAGGATTTTAACATGGGTTCCTCCTCTAGCAGTCAATATGCATTTTCCCAACCAGAAACTG ttttttCATCTCAGGCTAGCAATGATGAATCAAGTAGCGATGAAACTAGCAATCAGACCAGTCCCACAGTGCGAAGACGTCGGGCTAAGAAGCGGCTGATCTCTAGCTCCGAGGCTGAGAGCAGATCCCCTGCTGACCCGGAGTCCGAACCTCCTAGAGAAGAGCAGCATAAGCGCCAGTTCAGTAGCGGCCTGAATAGATGCATCATACTAGCATTGGTGATTGCCATCAGCATGGGCTTTGGACACTTCTATG gTACAATACAGATCCAGAAACGTCAGCAGCTGGTAACAAAGACACGTGAATTAAAAGATATGAAAGATGACCTTTACCAGTGCCAACAAGAGCAAGGAGATAAAGTGGGG TTGCTTAAGGGAGATCTCTCCACATGTTTGACTTCTACtgagatggaaaagaaatccTTTGAATTGCACAAAAAAAGTCTTGCTGCAGAAAATCAACACTTAAGAGAATCCctagagaaggaagaaaaagctttggCTTCACTTCAGGAAGAATTAAGAAAACTAAGACAACAAATCAGAAACTTGGAAGATAAAGGTACTAGTACTGAGTCTATTGTCATGGAAAACCAGAAACTAAGGGAAcatttggaagaggaaaagcaaagaaatcataACTTTCTTAGACAAAAGGAAACACTCTTTGCTGAAGCACAGATGTTAAGGAGAGAATTGGACAAAGAACGTCGTGTTACAGAAGCTCTGAAAAAAGAACTAGAACAGCTAGGTTCTCGTCAAACGCCTGACAATGTTGCTGATGATGATACATTAAGAGAAAATCAAGAAATAGAAACTCTGCGAGGAAGACTAGCAGAActagaaaaaaagctaaattttgAGCAACAACGCTCTGACTTATGGGAGAAGCTGTATGTTGAAGCAAAAgatcaaactgaaaaacaagaaatgaatgaaaagggACAAAAGAAAGGTGCTAAAGGGCAAAGTAAGTcgaaaaagaaatcaaaggaaTCATTTTTTGGCTCAGTTAAAGAAACTTTTGATGCTATGAAAAATTCCACCAAAGAGTTTGTTAGACACCATAAAGAGAAGATTAAGCAGGCTAAagaagcagtgaaagaaaacctgaaaaaattctctgattctgtaaAGTCTACATTCAGACACTTTAAAGATACCACAAAAAACATCTTtgatgaaaaggagaagaagtcAAATGATAAAAAGTACGAGGCAAACAAGAAAGCTCGAACTTTTTACCGAGAGCATAACTCTTATGAGAATCTGAAGAACATGCATTACAGGGGACCTCACATGTCAAAAGATTTcaaagatggaagaaaacatcAGTTTACGACATTTGAAAAAGATGCAGGTTCAGACAAATGTCTTAACGATCCTTTGTGTAACAGAAGACATCAGTTTGTCCTAAAAGGCTGTTCTGGTATTTTTGAATGTGCTCATCAAGAATTCATTAGTCTCTTTAACAGAGTATCAGATCCTATTAGGGTAGATGAATTTCATCGGCTAATGAAAAAGTATTTGCAACAAGTTGTACATAACTTCCATCACTGGAGAGAACTAGAAAATTTCATCAATAAGTTTTTTCATAATGGGCTTTTTATACATGACCAGATGCTGTTCACTGATTTTGTTAATGATGTCAAGGATTATCTGGAAGATATGAAGGAATACCAAAGTAAGAATGAAAACGTTTTTGATGATTTGGACAAGTACGTCTACAGATACTACTTTCAGTATGATAATTCACCCCAATATGGACCCAG TCGACCTAAAAGGCCTTCTTTTACACAAACTGAAAATACCAGACATGAAAAACAAGCTCAGAAGTACCACCATCGTAATAAAAGAGAAGGTAAATGGCATAAACATGGTCGCACTAATGGAAGACACATGGCAAATCTTGAAATAGAATTGGGGCAATTACCCTTTGATCCAAAATACTaa
- the CCPG1 gene encoding cell cycle progression protein 1 isoform X3: MSENSSDSDSSCGWTVINHEGSDIETVTSENGSTNDNHEFISEEYVTLQEEEQPIDLQAQHSTDGEVPVVDNTLSAFEETQTVPEGRKEKVHDDGSCVGTISDDSDIVTLEAPKGEETQSQEEAPADGEEARSSEDFNMGSSSSSQYAFSQPETVNWLEKLRKIPDYVREWGNEVKEHVSRSLPFQVFSSQASNDESSSDETSNQTSPTVRRRRAKKRLISSSEAESRSPADPESEPPREEQHKRQFSSGLNRCIILALVIAISMGFGHFYGKPEGTIQIQKRQQLVTKTRELKDMKDDLYQCQQEQGDKVGLLKGDLSTCLTSTEMEKKSFELHKKSLAAENQHLRESLEKEEKALASLQEELRKLRQQIRNLEDKGTSTESIVMENQKLREHLEEEKQRNHNFLRQKETLFAEAQMLRRELDKERRVTEALKKELEQLGSRQTPDNVADDDTLRENQEIETLRGRLAELEKKLNFEQQRSDLWEKLYVEAKDQTEKQEMNEKGQKKGAKGQSKSKKKSKESFFGSVKETFDAMKNSTKEFVRHHKEKIKQAKEAVKENLKKFSDSVKSTFRHFKDTTKNIFDEKEKKSNDKKYEANKKARTFYREHNSYENLKNMHYRGPHMSKDFKDGRKHQFTTFEKDAGSDKCLNDPLCNRRHQFVLKGCSGIFECAHQEFISLFNRVSDPIRVDEFHRLMKKYLQQVVHNFHHWRELENFINKFFHNGLFIHDQMLFTDFVNDVKDYLEDMKEYQSKNENVFDDLDKYVYRYYFQYDNSPQYGPSRPKRPSFTQTENTRHEKQAQKYHHRNKREGYF; this comes from the exons atgtctgaaaattCCAGTGACAGTGATTCGTCCTGTGGCTGGACTGTCATCAATCATGAG GGTTCTGACATAGAGACGGTGACTTCAGAAAATGGAAGCACAAATGATAACCACGaattcatttcagaagaatATGTTACTTTGCAAGAAGAAGAGCAACCGATCGATTTGCAAG ctcagcacagcactgatGGAGAGGTACCAGTGGTAGACAATACACTCTCTGCTTTTGAGGAAACTCAGACAGTTCCAGAG ggaaggaaagaaaaagtgcatGATGATGGTTCCTGTGTTGGGACTATTAGTGATGATTCTGACATTGTTACGCTTGAAGCTCCAAAAGGGGAAGAAACTCAAAGTCAGGAGGAAGCTCCAGCTGATGGTGAAGAAGCTCGCAGTTCAGAGGATTTTAACATGGGTTCCTCCTCTAGCAGTCAATATGCATTTTCCCAACCAGAAACTG TCAATTGGCTGGAGAAGCTGAGGAAGATTCCTGATTATGTAAGGGAATGGGGCAATGAGGTGAAAGAGCATGTGTCTCGCAGTCTTCCTTTCCAAG ttttttCATCTCAGGCTAGCAATGATGAATCAAGTAGCGATGAAACTAGCAATCAGACCAGTCCCACAGTGCGAAGACGTCGGGCTAAGAAGCGGCTGATCTCTAGCTCCGAGGCTGAGAGCAGATCCCCTGCTGACCCGGAGTCCGAACCTCCTAGAGAAGAGCAGCATAAGCGCCAGTTCAGTAGCGGCCTGAATAGATGCATCATACTAGCATTGGTGATTGCCATCAGCATGGGCTTTGGACACTTCTATG GTAAACCTGAAG gTACAATACAGATCCAGAAACGTCAGCAGCTGGTAACAAAGACACGTGAATTAAAAGATATGAAAGATGACCTTTACCAGTGCCAACAAGAGCAAGGAGATAAAGTGGGG TTGCTTAAGGGAGATCTCTCCACATGTTTGACTTCTACtgagatggaaaagaaatccTTTGAATTGCACAAAAAAAGTCTTGCTGCAGAAAATCAACACTTAAGAGAATCCctagagaaggaagaaaaagctttggCTTCACTTCAGGAAGAATTAAGAAAACTAAGACAACAAATCAGAAACTTGGAAGATAAAGGTACTAGTACTGAGTCTATTGTCATGGAAAACCAGAAACTAAGGGAAcatttggaagaggaaaagcaaagaaatcataACTTTCTTAGACAAAAGGAAACACTCTTTGCTGAAGCACAGATGTTAAGGAGAGAATTGGACAAAGAACGTCGTGTTACAGAAGCTCTGAAAAAAGAACTAGAACAGCTAGGTTCTCGTCAAACGCCTGACAATGTTGCTGATGATGATACATTAAGAGAAAATCAAGAAATAGAAACTCTGCGAGGAAGACTAGCAGAActagaaaaaaagctaaattttgAGCAACAACGCTCTGACTTATGGGAGAAGCTGTATGTTGAAGCAAAAgatcaaactgaaaaacaagaaatgaatgaaaagggACAAAAGAAAGGTGCTAAAGGGCAAAGTAAGTcgaaaaagaaatcaaaggaaTCATTTTTTGGCTCAGTTAAAGAAACTTTTGATGCTATGAAAAATTCCACCAAAGAGTTTGTTAGACACCATAAAGAGAAGATTAAGCAGGCTAAagaagcagtgaaagaaaacctgaaaaaattctctgattctgtaaAGTCTACATTCAGACACTTTAAAGATACCACAAAAAACATCTTtgatgaaaaggagaagaagtcAAATGATAAAAAGTACGAGGCAAACAAGAAAGCTCGAACTTTTTACCGAGAGCATAACTCTTATGAGAATCTGAAGAACATGCATTACAGGGGACCTCACATGTCAAAAGATTTcaaagatggaagaaaacatcAGTTTACGACATTTGAAAAAGATGCAGGTTCAGACAAATGTCTTAACGATCCTTTGTGTAACAGAAGACATCAGTTTGTCCTAAAAGGCTGTTCTGGTATTTTTGAATGTGCTCATCAAGAATTCATTAGTCTCTTTAACAGAGTATCAGATCCTATTAGGGTAGATGAATTTCATCGGCTAATGAAAAAGTATTTGCAACAAGTTGTACATAACTTCCATCACTGGAGAGAACTAGAAAATTTCATCAATAAGTTTTTTCATAATGGGCTTTTTATACATGACCAGATGCTGTTCACTGATTTTGTTAATGATGTCAAGGATTATCTGGAAGATATGAAGGAATACCAAAGTAAGAATGAAAACGTTTTTGATGATTTGGACAAGTACGTCTACAGATACTACTTTCAGTATGATAATTCACCCCAATATGGACCCAG TCGACCTAAAAGGCCTTCTTTTACACAAACTGAAAATACCAGACATGAAAAACAAGCTCAGAAGTACCACCATCGTAATAAAAGAGAAG GCTACTTCTAG